From the Paludisphaera mucosa genome, one window contains:
- a CDS encoding PEP-CTERM sorting domain-containing protein (PEP-CTERM proteins occur, often in large numbers, in the proteomes of bacteria that also encode an exosortase, a predicted intramembrane cysteine proteinase. The presence of a PEP-CTERM domain at a protein's C-terminus predicts cleavage within the sorting domain, followed by covalent anchoring to some some component of the (usually Gram-negative) cell surface. Many PEP-CTERM proteins exhibit an unusual sequence composition that includes large numbers of potential glycosylation sites. Expression of one such protein has been shown restore the ability of a bacterium to form floc, a type of biofilm.) yields the protein MRFGSYPVLLIVALGLTASTASRVDAGVINGSFETGDLAGWSANDPSLATAEFSVSSLGTGGTFFPTDLDYLGYLRTGLGVDVATTLSQTFQASAGETLSFDVFFDTGDDANNDYGYARLYDGSQNLVATLFSADEATVGPQGTTGWVSVSFLIASGGSYTLEFGVANAVDNDSFFDSALGIDKVSVSAVPEPSSLVLCGASALIAAGGLLRRRLFEAANRGVESLARRP from the coding sequence ATGAGATTCGGTTCCTATCCAGTCTTGCTGATCGTCGCGCTCGGGCTGACGGCCTCGACCGCGTCTCGCGTCGATGCTGGGGTCATCAACGGTTCCTTCGAGACGGGGGATCTCGCGGGATGGTCGGCCAACGATCCCTCGCTGGCGACCGCGGAGTTCTCGGTCTCTTCGCTGGGCACGGGCGGGACCTTCTTCCCGACCGACCTCGACTACCTGGGCTATCTCAGGACGGGCCTCGGAGTGGACGTGGCGACGACCCTGTCGCAGACCTTCCAGGCGAGCGCCGGCGAAACGCTTTCGTTCGACGTCTTCTTCGACACCGGGGACGACGCGAACAACGACTACGGGTACGCCCGACTCTACGACGGGTCGCAGAACCTGGTCGCCACCCTCTTCAGCGCGGATGAAGCGACCGTCGGACCTCAGGGCACGACGGGGTGGGTGTCGGTCTCTTTCCTGATCGCGTCGGGCGGATCTTACACGCTGGAATTCGGTGTCGCGAACGCGGTGGACAACGACTCGTTCTTTGACAGCGCCCTGGGGATCGACAAGGTCTCCGTCAGCGCAGTGCCCGAGCCCTCGAGCCTGGTCCTCTGCGGCGCGTCCGCACTGATCGCCGCGGGAGGCCTGCTTCGCCGCCGCCTCTTCGAGGCCGCCAACCGGGGCGTCGAGAGCCTTGCTCGTCGTCCGTAG